One bacterium DNA segment encodes these proteins:
- a CDS encoding TerC family protein, which produces MEWIADPQAWIALLTLTVLEIVLGIDNIIFISILSGRLPPEQRARGRTIGLAGAMLTRILLLASLAWVAHLTVELFTVAGHAITARDLVLVGGGLFLLAKATFEIHHSLEGGAEHEMGRRKVSFAAVIAQIMVLDLVFSLDSVITAIGMAEHLAVMITAVVVAVAVMMAAAGPISRFVEGHPTVKMLALSFLLLVGMSLVAEGFGQHLNKGYIYFAMGFSVLVEMLNLRLRGRETGPPVQLHRSEP; this is translated from the coding sequence ATGGAATGGATCGCCGACCCCCAGGCCTGGATCGCCCTGCTGACCCTGACCGTGCTGGAGATCGTGCTGGGGATCGACAACATCATCTTCATCTCGATCCTCTCCGGCAGGTTGCCGCCCGAGCAGCGGGCGCGCGGCCGCACCATCGGCCTGGCCGGCGCCATGCTGACGCGCATCCTGCTGCTGGCGTCGCTGGCCTGGGTCGCGCACCTGACGGTGGAACTCTTCACGGTCGCGGGGCACGCGATCACCGCGCGCGACCTCGTGCTGGTGGGCGGCGGCCTCTTCCTGCTGGCGAAGGCGACGTTCGAGATCCACCACAGCCTCGAGGGCGGCGCCGAGCACGAGATGGGCCGCCGCAAGGTCTCCTTCGCCGCGGTGATCGCCCAGATCATGGTGCTCGACCTCGTGTTCTCGCTCGACTCGGTGATCACCGCCATCGGCATGGCCGAACACCTGGCGGTGATGATCACGGCGGTGGTCGTCGCCGTGGCGGTCATGATGGCGGCCGCGGGGCCGATCTCCCGCTTCGTCGAAGGCCACCCCACCGTGAAGATGCTGGCCCTGAGCTTCCTGCTGCTGGTGGGCATGTCCCTGGTGGCCGAGGGCTTCGGGCAGCACCTGAACAAGGGCTACATCTACTTCGCCATGGGCTTCTCGGTCCTGGTCGAGATGCTGAACCTGCGCCTGCGCGGCCGCGAGACCGGACCGCCGGTGCAGCTGCACCGCTCGGAACCGTAG